aaattaaaataagataaacaATAAAGGATGACCATTTTgtgaaaacatattttagatCATATTCTCAGAAGAAAGAGTCCTGATGTAAAAATTCCATTGTTTGGAGTTAAGATATTCATACGTAATTTCCACGATGATATTGATCAACTGTAGATAAAAAAACTAGATAGCAGCTGTCTACGATAACATGACTGACTCAATGAACATGAAGGACTCTATCAACAGTAACATGACTTCCTAACTAACTGATTACACTAACGATGGGTCTGAGATTAGAAGGACCAGTCCCCTGTAGGGCTGAGCTAAGGAGTCCCTAGGGATCTGAACCTGTACTACAAgtgatatatgtttattttggttGGTATACTGGAAAGACATTATAAGGTCACACAAGGAGTTAATTTACACTAATAGATAACACTTTCACTCTCTATCAGGGCTGATTACAGTTATCTGTACCATCAGTGATACAGGCATTAGCAACTTAGGGTGCTGAGAGGAGGATGGGAAGTTTTatcaatgaaaagaaaaaatatatcaatggtAGGAAATTTTATCAGTTAGAGGAAAGTTAAGTTTGAAAATGCAGATACTGATATGAAAGTTTCAtaataaccccccccccccccccccctcaaaaaaaaatgtacaaattatGCAACATTTAAGAGATTATAATGATGAAACTCGGAAGATAATCGAATAGCCTAAAACTAATCAGCAGTGCTTTATGACTGTTGGTCATTGGGATCCTAATCAAGTGCAAGGCACTTTCTTATTACTATATATTAATCATCTGAATCAAAGAATTGCTTAACCATTTGCAAATAAAGAATCAATAGTTATACTAAATAGTCAGGAAGACAGAGAACTTTTTGGagtgttatataattaaaattgttcaggttttaaatgttttactttatattaaaaGAGCATACCAAATTAGTtcttcttttaaaaatattacaaaaccaTAAAATAGATTTGTTGCTGTGTATATGACATAAACAAGTTATCTTTCTGACTTTCATTTTAATTCAACAGTAACAGTAAATTAACAGTGAAggccccatgggcctcttgtaatatTAGTACCTTAGTTATAACAGGTTCCCatagagatcccttcagtttaCACTGTATGGCAGGGAGGCTGTGGGAAAAAAAGGGAATATTTCATCTGTGTCAAACTCCAAGAGAGATGAAGGTATTCCTGAGGGGCTCAAAGGGAGATACTGGGTAATTGGTTTGTAAAACCAGGGGAGGGGGTGGGGATTAGTGGGGATTCAAAGGAAAGTCTACCTTAATGTCAGGAGAAACTCTCAGAGGACTGACTTGTATGCATATAGTGGAAGAATTTATCATGCAACATGTCTTCATTCCTCACTCAAAACAAATCTTTATAACCATTCAACATATACTGACGGTAATGATAATTCagtaatttttcataaataattaatCTTTTGATCAGATGATTTTGATTACATTTCCTTTTTTCCATTTCAGCAGATGTCTTTTAGGATAATAGACCTCGGCATTAAATATGAAGAGATGATTTATTGTATGGGGTACTTATAATGGTGCTAAACCTCTTTAGTGGGGTACAGAAATGAGAAATGGCCCTATACATCACAGCCTAATGTACACCTCCTGACTGGCTAATTAGGTTCAGATGAAGGATACCAAGTACTTCTCTAACTATTGTATACTACTGGGACTGTCATGTTAAagcttgtatatattttttttttggatgaAATTACCATTTATCAAGAAGATGTACTATTTTGACCATCATTATTCAAAGAATTTGTAATGTGTGTGTTATACGTGGTCAAATATTctcaaggggagacaattctgaaattacatcatatataaaatgtttcttacgttatgtatgttttacaaaattaaatcaaggggagacaactctataAATTATGAATTCATAGATATCAGGTGGATAATCACCACTTATTGAATATATGTTCAATCCTGGTGTCATAGGGAGACAActgtaattttcttttattgaatGTTTGTATATCCCTTGTTTTACAAATTGTGTCAGGAGAGACAACTCTGCAATTAACTCATAAGTCaaaaaagggagacaactctgttatcagtacatatatacaatgttttcAATTCATGTATTGCAAATCAACACACATTAGAGGGAGATAACTGTATACTCACCgtatgcattttttttcttcataattcACCAAATGTTGAAATACAACACTCTTTTGGATATGCTATGGAACTGATTTTTTGTTAATCTTCTAAGCTCTGAAAACTCTAATCATTTTATAGTTTCTCTTATCGTCGTCATTCCTTCCACCAGAAATCGTCAGTTTATGTATTTTACTGACAGATAAACGGTGGAAGGAATCATTTACATATCAGATCACATGATCTATTGATCGTAAGTCTGTCTGTGCGATTTCCGTTCACTGATAAACCAGAACCCTAtaaatgttttacctgtatggATAGCCTTGAAGTTGTGGGACTTACCCAGTAAAACACAGAATGGTGATGAAGCTTGGCATAAGGTCTATTTGTGTTATCATATCAGatgtttataaaatttgtttaacaTAGGAGGCCAAACAGTTGGAACTGTTCATACGGAAATGATAAACCTGTGTCAGTGTATTACACTTTCTAGCATTCTTTAGGGATGCTGGTATAATTTTTATGCAGAAACAACCCTTTATTTTTGTCAGGACATTTTCAAATTCCTTCGAATGCTTATATGCATGCAGATGTCAGAGGTTCTGACCAGAGGTCGGCATTCTTTGTGTAGGTACTGAATGACCAATTGGTTATTTATTGaagatgtaaataaatgataaagatcACATAAGGATGTAGATTCCagcatgtatatttaaaaatgacattatttGCCTTCTGGCAATATGATGTGGTCTATTAGTTTGTCAAAATGTATGAAACTGATAATTTgaaaaaggtcaaggtcatgattGAAGGGTTATATtgttgtagaaaaaaaaatttggaacGTAAATTTCCCATGAAATTTGGGATATATAAATTGTATCCTTGTCTTCCTGTCATGGGATGACCTGTCCAGTTTTCATATCTAAAGGGTTTGGGGATAGGGACAATATGTCTTACAAACATTTAGAGTTAACTTCTGAATCTTATTGCCAAAATGTTCACTGAAAGTTGATGTAACCAGACATGCGAGATGCACAATGTTTCATGATGAAATATTGTGTACAGTCAAGAAAGGAATAATCTAGACATTTGGCTAAAATGATATCAGATTTTCTGATTATAGGCAGTTATGATGTGTGTCTACACGCATAAAAGAAATGAATCTTATAATGTAGATCACATTTCCTCTATTACTTCCGTAATGTCTGTGTGTGATCAATGGATAGAAGCAAATAtttactgtaatgttatattacCATGCATTGCAGCATAATAACGTTCATGATGTATGTGGTTCTCTGTGTCAGACAAATAACATGGGACTTATAGAACTTTTCAACAGACTGAAGCATTATAGTTTGACCTTGAGTTTTAGGATGATCAGAAAAAGTAAAACTTAttacaaattgtttttaagTGCAAACCTGAGTAATTCATGTTTGATTTAGGTTAAAAATGAAGCTTTAAAGAGGGACACTTTAGGACATATGATGGGTGACAGAGGGAAACTGTAGGAGACATGATGGGTGACAGAGGGACACTGTAGGACACTTGATGGGTGACAGAAGGCAACTGTAGGACACATGATGGGTGAAAGAGGGACATTGTGGGACACATGATGGGTGACAGAGAAACAATAGGAGGACATATGATTGGTGACAGAGGGACACTGTAGGACACATAATGAGTGACAGAGGGACACTGTAGGACACATGATGGGTGACAGAGGGACACTGTAGGACACATGATGGGTGACAGAGGGAAACTGTAGGACACATGATGGGTGACAGAGGGACACTGTAGGACAATTGATGGGTGACAGAAGAACACTAGAACACATGATGGGTGACAGAGGGAAACTGTAGGACACATGATGGGTGACAGAGGGACACTGTAGGTCACATGATGGGTGACAGAGGGACACTGTAGGACATATGATGGGTGACAGAGGGACACTGTATGACACATGATGGGTGACAGAGGGACACTGTAGGACACATGATGGGTGACAGAGGGACACTGTAGGACACATGATGGGTGACAAAGGGACACTGTAGGACACATGATGGGTGACAGAGGGACACTGTAGGACACATGATGGGTGACAGAGGGACACTGTAGGACACATGATGGGTGACAGAGGGACACTGTAGGACACATGATGGGTGACAGAGGGACACTGTAGGACACATGATGGGTGACAGAGGGACACTGTAGGACACATGATGGGTGACAGAGGGACACTGTAGGACACATGATGGGTGACAGAGGGACACTGTAGGACACATGATGGGTGACAGAGGGACACTGTAGGACACATGATGGGTGACAGAGGGACACTGTAGGACACATGATGGGTGACAGAGGGACACTGTAGGACACATGATGGGTGACAGAGGGACACTGTAGGACACATGATGGGTGACAGAGGGACACTGTAGGACACATGATGGGTGACAGAGGGACACTGTAGGACACATGATGGGTGACAGAGGGACACTGTAGGACACATGATGGATGACAGAGGGACACTGTAGGACACATGATGGGTGACATGTAGGGACACTGTAGGACTGGACACATGATGGGTGACAGAGGGACACTGTAGGACACATGATGGGTGACAGAGGGACACTGTAGGACACATGATGGGTGACAGAGGGACACTGTAGGACACATGATGGGTGACAGAGGGACACTGTAGGACACATGATGGGTGACAGAGGGACACTGTAGGACACATGATGGGTGACAGAGGGACACTGTAGGACACATGATGGGTGAAGAGGGACATGTAGGACACATGATGGGTGACAGAGGGACATGTAGGACACATGATGGGTGACAGAGGGACACTGTAGGACACATGATGGTGACAGAGGGACACTGTAGGACACATGATGGGTGACAGAGGGACACTGTAGGACACATGATGGTGACAGAGGGACACTGTAGGACACATGATGGGTGACAGAGGGACATGTAGGACAAATGATGGGTGACAGAACTGGGACACTGTGAAAGAGGGACACATAGGATGATGGGTGAAAGAGGGACATTGTAGGACACATGATGGGTGACAGAGGGACATTGAGGACACATGATGGGTGACAGAGGGACACTGTAGGACACATGATGGGTGACAGAGGGACACTGTAGGACACATGATGGGTGACAGAGGGACACTGTAGGACACATGATGGGTGACAGAGGGACATTGTGGACACATGATGGGTGACAGAGGGACATTGTTGGACACATGATGGGTGACAGAGGGACACTGTAGGACACATGATGAGGTGACAGAGGGACACTGTAGGACACATGATGGGTGACAGAGGGACACTGTAGGACACATGATGGGTGACAGAGGGACACTGTAGGACACATGATGGGTGACAGAGGGACATTGTAGGACACATGATGGGTGACAGAGGGACACTGTAGGACACATGATGGTGACAGAGGGACACTGTAGGACACATGATGGGTGACAGAGGGACACTGTAGGACACATGATGGGTGACAGAGGGACACTGTAGGACACATGATGGGTGACAGAGGGACACTGTAGGACACATAAATGGGTGACAGAGGACACTGTAGGACACATGATGGGTGACAGAGGGACACTGTAGGACACATGATGGGTGACAGAGGGACACTGTAGGACACATGATGGGTGACAGAGGGACACTGGTAGGACACATGATGGGTGACAGAGGGACACTGTAGGACACATGATTGTGACAGAGGGACACTGTAGGACACATGATTGTGACAGAGGGACACTGAGGACACATGATTTGTGACAGAGGGACACTGTAGGACACATGATGGGTGACAGAGGGACACTGTAGGAACATGGTGACAGAGGGACATTGTGGGACACTTGATGGGTGACAGAGGGACACTGTAGGACACATGATTTGTGACAGAGGGACAATGTAGGAGACATGATGTGACAGAGGGATATTGTAGGACACTTGATGGGTGACAGAGGGACACTGTAGGACACATGATTTGTGACAGAGGGACACTAGAGGACACATGATTTGTGACAGAGGGACACTAGAGGACACATGATTTGTGACAGGGGGACAATGTAGGAGACATGATAAGTGACAGAGGGACATTGTGGGACACTTGATGGGTGACAGAGGGACATTGTAGGACACATGATGGGTGACAGAGGGATACTGTAGGACACATGATTGGTGACAGAGGGACACTGTAGTACACATGATGGGTGACAGAGGGACACTGTAGTACACATGATGGGTGACAGAGTGACACTGTAGGACACTTAATGGGTGACAGAGGGACACTGAGTACACATGATGGGTGACAGAGGGACACTGTAGGACACATGATGGGTGACAGAGGAACACTGTAGGACACATGATGGTGACAGAGGGATATGGAGTAATGCCTTAAATATAGATGTCAGGGGGCATTAAAAGACATATGATAGTAATGAAGTGATATGCAGTGACATTTGATATAAGTGTTATAGTGACACAAGTATATGTAATAGTAGCTCTGATTGATAGAGAGATGTCCTTTATGTAACGATAGTTATTGGtgaaatgtatatatcatgtgATTTAGGTATGTCCAAATCTCTTTGCTCTCAACTTCCAGACTTCAAAAGGGAAGTGAGGGATTATGAAGCTACTTATTTGAGTTTAGACTTCCTGTGAACCTGTCTAACTGTTGAGCACTGCTGGCCCCTAGGTCTGGCCATGTTATATTACTTGTGTTATAAAGTGTACTCCCATCTGTTAGGCTTTCTGTTTTACAGATAGGCATGTTATCTCATTAATTAAGGTAGCTAGTACATAGAACACTGTAACTCCAGTATAGAGCTTCATTTTGTAGAgttctttttttctttgattgcATTTGCATGAGGACAAGCACTTACAGTTTCATCTTCTCATAGAGTGGTCTCTAACGTAAATTACCATGAAAGGcgttttgatattataaaagcttTTTATTCCGCATCATAAAGGTATATTATGTTATACCAACAATTTTTGCCAACAAATTTGTTCATTCCTATGAAAACTTATAAAGAAGTAAAGGAGGAAATTTCTTTTAtgacatttctattttaaattcatatttagCTGTTCATCATAAATAGTCTCAAATTCTTGGAGGGAAGTTATTCCATATTTGCTATTTCCATCTGGAATaaagaaaaatgaagaaaaaaatcatgcataatcattagaaattacacttttgagctatttttttctttctacgATTTATCAAAAAACTGAAGAATTAAAATGGTATGGCCTTACCAATTGCAGCCATACAGTTTGATTcagaatgtgcatctggtgtcAAGCATATGGTGTTGACACCATGACATCAAAATCCTGCCATAATCATTCGGAAATCTCATGTAATAAAACCCAGATGATAAAGCCATGTAACCCAACACTGAGATACAAGCTGGGGGTGGCTTTACACCAAATTACATGATTTTCTGATGTTGACTGCCGTAACCCACTCTGCAAAGTGAAGATGGATCTTGTAAAGAATATATGCTGATAGCTAAAAGAATAAGATTCATGCTCCATTTGGTTATTTCTATGAGGACGCAGAAAAAACTGTCATCTGTATAGTAGATATGGACTGTTTCCATCTATAAGTATCCAATTTAAGAATAAAACTCAGACAATTAAGATATCTAATTTCCAAATAAAAGAAGGTGAGGtttaatgtcaaggtcaaatgtataagttatataaggTTCAAAAGTTCAAGATCATATTT
The nucleotide sequence above comes from Argopecten irradians isolate NY chromosome 1, Ai_NY, whole genome shotgun sequence. Encoded proteins:
- the LOC138314231 gene encoding zonadhesin-like, which codes for MCPTVFLCHPSCVLQCPSVTHHVYSVSLCHPLSVLQCHSVTHHVYYSVPLSPIMCTTVSLCHQSCVLQYPSVTHHVSYNVPLSPIKCPTMSLCHLSCLLHCPPVTNHVSSSVPLSQIMCPLVSLCHKSCVLQCPSVTHQVSYNIPLSHHVSYIVPLSQIMCPTVSLCHPSSVPQCPSVTMFLQCPSVTHHVSYSVPLSQIMCPQCPSVTIMCPTVSLCHNHVSYSVPLSPIMCPTSVPLSPIMCPTVSLCHPSCVLQCPSVTHHVSYSVLCHPFMCPTVSLCHPSCVLQCPSVTHHVSYSVPLSPIMCPTVSLCHHHVSYSVPLSPIMCPTMSLCHPSCVLQCPSVTHHVSYSVPLSPIMCPTVSLCHLIMCPTVSLCHPSCVQQCPSVTHHVSTMSLCHPSCVLQCPSVTHHVSYSVPLSPIMCPTVSLCHPSCVLNVPLSPIMCPTMSLFHPSSYVSLFHSVPVLSPIICPTCPSVTHHVSYSVPLSPSCVLQCPSVTHHVSYSVPLSPSCVLQCPSVTHHVSYMSLCHPSCVLHVPLHPSCVLQCPSVTHHVSYSVPLSPIMCPTVSLCHPSCVLQCPSVTHHVSYSVPLSPIMCPTVSLCHPSCVQSYSVPTCHPSCVLQCPSVIHHVSYSVPLSPIMCPTVSLCHPSCVLQCPSVTHHVSYSVPLSPIMCPTVSLCHPSCVLQCPSVTHHVSYSVPLSPIMCPTVSLCHPSCVLQCPSVTHHVSYSVPLSPIMCPTVSLCHPSCVLQCPSVTHHVSYSVPLSPIMCPTVSLCHPSCVLQCPFVTHHVSYSVPLSPIMCPTVSLCHPSCVIQCPSVTHHMSYSVPLSPIM